The window TCAGCACCGATAGAGGCGCTCTCAGTTCCGAAGTACATatattatgcaaatgagtaaACCTCCCTCATTTAGTTTTTTCCGGATTTCACCAAATCGCATTTTGCGAATTGTTCTCCCACTTTCATGACTTTCGACCGATTTTGTAGCTTTCTTGAAGGTTGATACGATGAATGTAATGGAGAGACGTGGTATGGTGCTCCTTGCGGGGAATTCGCACCGTGATTTGTCTACTCGTATAGCTGAGTGAGTTGACAAGGAGTGATTATAAATTCACGTTCACCGTCCACGTTCTATCTACCTTGATCTACATCCATACAATCAAAAAAATACCACAGTACGCATGTACTGTGTAGTCTGTACAATGTAGTGACCCGCTGGCCTTGGATTGGAACATGCACAGTACATCGCACCTATTATATATGCATCTAGTTTTCCCATATTGACCGTGAAATGCCCTTTGTAAACAGTTTCCATCTCTATCTACAGAAATCATTCATCCATGGAGTGCATTTCTTTGGCTTTGTGGTCATAACTCATACAGTACCTCAAAATCAAATGGGTGATGCCAATCGATGGCAGAAAATCGTGACGGATATCTATGTCATGAATGATTTTCGCTTCTTTCAATCAAATTCTATTATAGATAGTCATTTTTTGCAGGAGAATTGGCGTAAGGTTGTCAGATCTCTCGGCCTACAGGAAATCAAACCGTGGTGAGTTCAATGGTCCGTGCCAAATTTGACCAAGGCACTGGATGTCAGTACAGTTTATACATCTGTAGTGGCCAGTCTAATAATCTAAGGCTGTAATGGGGAAGTTCACCATGCTGGTTTTGTGTTGGAAGTTAAAAATCCTTTTTCAAGTTCTTGCATTGCCACTTCGTGTTCGAGTGAGATGACTTCGAGTGCTAATGCAGATAACTGAAGATCTCTTAGCCCCATCATGTTTCACAACTTAAGATGTAAGACCTTTTCAGAAACAACTGTAGAGATAGCTGAATCGGTGAGAGGAAAGGATGTCTACATCATACAGACAGGAACAAAGTAAGTTAACACAAAAATAATTGGGTAGTTTGGCATGGATTGGCCAACAGTTCAATCTTCAATGAGCCACCACATTCTTTCAGTATTGGTAGGTTTGTTTCATTACAACAATCTGCTTTGAAGCCAGTGTGTGAATACTTGCAAGCCTACACCTTTAATAGTCAAAGTTCTCCCTGCAGCCAGAGAAGCCATGCTGTACGCTTTACTGACACAATCCGTCTTTGTTTCAGAGATGTTAACAATGATGTGATGGAGTTACTAGTCCTGGCGTATGCCTGTAAGACATCTAGTGCCAGGCGTATAATTGGTGTCCTTCCCTACCTCCCTTACTGCAAGCAAAGCAAGATGAGAAAACGTGGCTGCATCGTCTCTAAGCTGCTCGCCAAAATGTTGGTCAAATCAGGTATGTCACTGGTAACTTGAGATTTGGAATCACATTGCCTGTTTCTCCTTAAAAGGCAGAAGTTTTTACTCGTGTTGGAGGGTGTCAAATAGTGTTGGACATTTTCATACTCCTCCTGTTCATCTTATTCTTAGTCTTGTTTTCATTGTAGGGATTGATCATATCATCACCATGGATCTTCACCAGAAGGAAATCCAGGGCTTCTTCGATATCTCTGTAGACAACCTCAGAGCGTCACCATTTCTTCTGCAGTATATACAAGAACAGGTAAGCCTAACTGTCACCATTCAAAGTGGTGTGGCTGACCAAGACCATACTGCCAAGTtgtttaacccccccccccccccccccccactgggTATGGAGGTTTCATCTTGTGATTGCTTTCAATTGTTAGTGTCTGAAGACACTCCCTGATGTCCTTCTTTTGTTATAACTTCAGATCCCAGACTTCAGAAATGCTGTGATAGTTGCCAGAAATCCCAACTCAGTGAAGCGGGCTACATCTTATGCCGAGAGGCTGCGATTGGGGATTGCTGTAATTCATGGAGAGGAAAAATCCGAGTCTGAGAAAGATGATGGCAGGAACTCGCCCCCTCCTCAGGATGCTCACAGTCACACTCACCAGAGGGCGATGGGGCTCGAGATGCTGCCAGGTATCATTCCAGGTCgctattacatttatttcattctttGTGTTGCGTGAGATTGGAAGTGTGCCAGTCAGGGGTGTTGTCCCGATACTACGGCAACCTCCAGGATGGCAGGGAAGGAGAATATAAGAGTAAATGAAaggttttccaattttgcccTAAAAACTGAATATCTTTTCTGCTTTGCATTTTGCATGTTTCTATTAACAATTTACTACTTTTACATGTTAATTTAGCTACTTCTTTTACATCAATTCTTCCGAATGCAATGCTATGCTCAGTATTGACATTTCTTTGTCGCCAATCTCtgatattttgaatataaatttctGAGGTGTTACAAATGCtatgtatgtcatgtatgtttcTTATGAAAAAACTTTATATTCCAGTCATGCAGGCTAAAGAGAAACCACCAATCAATATCGTTGGTGATGTCGGCGGAAGGATTGCAATTATCGTTGACGATATGATCGACGATGTCGAGGCATTTGTCACAGCTTCTGAGGTGCTGAAGGAAAGGGGTGCTTACAAGATTTATGTGATGGCCACCCATGGCCTGTTATCCTCTGATGCGCCAAGGCTTATTGAGAATTCACCTATAGATGAGGTAGGTGTACGAAAGGGTTTTTTTATCCATAACTGCAGATTGGTGCCTGGTTGTCTCAACAGGGGGCTAATACTATCAAACTCAAGTAATATGCAACTGCCTGATCTCACAAGTCTGTCACCCATTTAGTTGAATTAGTTTGCAGTGCCTTTCCATAGTTTGAATCacattctgtaaaaaaaaatgtgttcttCAGTTAGACTTCTGCTAGTTTTACCTGTGGTTCTTATCTTGAAACCTTTGTTTTGTATAATGTTCTGTAGTTTAACCTCTTATCGGGTTTGTCCATTCACACTTCTTGATAACTCGTATTTCCCTTTGTGTGAAATAACCTGCTCACAACTTACTTTCTAGGTCGTGGTAACCAACACTGTGCCACATGACGTTCAGAAAATGCAGTGCCACAAAATAAAGACCGTCGATGTTAGCGTGATGCTGTCTGAAGCCATCCGGAGGATACATTATAATGAGTCCATGTCCTATCTCTTCAAGAATATCTCAACGGAGGATTAAACGGTTTACCTGCGGGAGAGACATGAACAACTCCTAAAATGTGCTTGCTCTTAGAATTGCTTACTGGCATTTGTAAATCCCTCTTGTCacttgaaaataatttcaataAGTGACTTGGCCTCTTGAATTTGTTTCCCACCATTCGGATAGTCTGTAGGATATGTGATTTGGGAAAAATTGTTCTGTAAATATGAAACCTCCTTGAAAGTCATTGAGTTAAACTATGTTTCGTTAAGTGTATGTTTTGTACCGAGTGTTCTGTTGTTTTGATAATCATGTTAGCAAATAGGAAACAATGTGTGCAGAAAAAtcatcattttcctcaaatttgtGGTATTTAATACAAAGATGTAAATTGTGAGTGAATGTCATTTTGTTGATGATAGTGACTCAGATGACAGAGGATGAAAGATACATGAAGTGTATAAAAAAAGTGAAGACAGTGAAGACAGTATATCATGCATTTATACTCAAACCTGAAATCCAGGTCTCTGACTTGGACCTGTCAATATGTTTGTTTGTGTTCTGGTGGATGTTTAAAAAACACTAAAGATctgtatttacatgtaaatgtccaGATTTGTACCTTTCAACTGCTATGCCTGTAACAAAAAGTAGCTGGATAAATTAAAATCTATTGGTTAGCTAACACACTTTCTCCTATCATGCGTAAATTAACTCTTCAACGActgatgaatatgaatatgatttTGGTTTTTTAGGTGGTCGTGACAAACACAGTGCCACACGATCTCCAGAAACTTCAGTGCTGCAAA is drawn from Lineus longissimus chromosome 1, tnLinLong1.2, whole genome shotgun sequence and contains these coding sequences:
- the LOC135484457 gene encoding phosphoribosyl pyrophosphate synthase-associated protein 2-like — protein: MNVMERRGMVLLAGNSHRDLSTRIAERIGVRLSDLSAYRKSNRETTVEIAESVRGKDVYIIQTGTKDVNNDVMELLVLAYACKTSSARRIIGVLPYLPYCKQSKMRKRGCIVSKLLAKMLVKSGIDHIITMDLHQKEIQGFFDISVDNLRASPFLLQYIQEQIPDFRNAVIVARNPNSVKRATSYAERLRLGIAVIHGEEKSESEKDDGRNSPPPQDAHSHTHQRAMGLEMLPGIIPVMQAKEKPPINIVGDVGGRIAIIVDDMIDDVEAFVTASEVLKERGAYKIYVMATHGLLSSDAPRLIENSPIDEVVVTNTVPHDVQKMQCHKIKTVDVSVMLSEAIRRIHYNESMSYLFKNISTED